One Thermococcus sp. M36 genomic window, GCTCCTCAAGGGTTATCTTCGATGCCACCTCGACGAAGTCCTCGCCTTCGAAAGGAGGCTTTCCAGTCAGAAGCTCGTAGAGAACTGCGCCTATCTGCCACACATCGGTCCTCTCATCGGTGCCGCCGAAGCGAGAGCTTATCTGCTCCGGGGCGGCGTAGAGCGGCGTGAAGCTCACAGCCTGGGTCGTTCTGCTCTCCTTGAGTAGCTTGCTAAGCCCCCAGTCGCTCACCTTGGCTCTTCCGTTCTTGAGCAGGATGTTGCTCGGCTTGAGGTCGCGGTGGACTATTCCCTTTGAGTGGGCGTACTTGATACCCTCCGCGACGTCGAAGATTACCCTCGCCGCTTTTTCGGGGCTGAGGGGCTTGTCGACCCTTGCCAGACTCGTCTCGCAGTACTCCATCTCCAGGTAGGGGACAGGGAATATGTTGTAGTCGTAGAGCTCAACTATGTTCGGGTGGCTGAGGAGGGACCAGTTCCTTACCTCCCTGAGGAAGGCCTTTCCACCCGCCTCTGTCAAGCTGATGGGTATCTTAAGTGCCACGACGGTTCCGTCTTGTCTCTCCGCCCTATAAACTCTCGCGAAGCCACCCTCGCCTATGAGTTCGACGTTCCTGTACCTCGCGAAGAGCTCATCCAATGGGGTACGGGGGGTGCCGCCGGTAGAGTCCTGCCTATTCCCGGCGGGAACCGGGACTGGGGCCGGAACTGGGGTTTTGGGCTCTATCCTCGGTCTCTCGATTATTTCGGTGCTCACTTTCACCTTGGCGCTTACCATACCGGAGCGGACCACAGCCTTGGCGCTGACTCTGCCCCTTCCCCTCGGAACGGCCGTGACGGTCTGGGAGACGTACTCCCCGGGCCTGACAGCCCTGAAGTACACCCTCGTGGAGCTGAGGTCGAGATGCCTGGAGAGGTCGCCGAGGTCTATCTCGACGTTTATGGTGCCCCTGAGCAGGTTCCTAAAGCCGACCCTGACAGGTATCTCCTCACCAGCGTGGACCTTGGGGGGAAGCTCGATTATCACCGACTTGCGGAG contains:
- a CDS encoding serine/threonine-protein kinase — protein: MGHWFMDDDIIEGLVKLFVFIVIVSAIFGRAAGFIIFIVIAMWFGHLIKHLLKDVSKSSKRYKRRYPKTVPPVPPVPKEDMKELLRKSVIIELPPKVHAGEEIPVRVGFRNLLRGTINVEIDLGDLSRHLDLSSTRVYFRAVRPGEYVSQTVTAVPRGRGRVSAKAVVRSGMVSAKVKVSTEIIERPRIEPKTPVPAPVPVPAGNRQDSTGGTPRTPLDELFARYRNVELIGEGGFARVYRAERQDGTVVALKIPISLTEAGGKAFLREVRNWSLLSHPNIVELYDYNIFPVPYLEMEYCETSLARVDKPLSPEKAARVIFDVAEGIKYAHSKGIVHRDLKPSNILLKNGRAKVSDWGLSKLLKESRTTQAVSFTPLYAAPEQISSRFGGTDERTDVWQIGAVLYELLTGKPPFEGEDFVEVASKITLEEPVPPGQLNPDAKPLEPVVMKCLAKRKEERYQSVEELQKDIAEFLGANYRENLSKSVSINDLSRSAYYAGELFLLYLRLGDLVNALKYADDLAYYARGSARDELLALREQLRLRLENGLEVPEELVEKAEIIVHRIKLGFEGV